The Chloroflexota bacterium genomic sequence CCAAAGTACGGCCGGTATAGGCGCAGCCCTGGGCAATGATTGAGCCGAGCGTCCCATCGTCAACTATTTCCCGCAAGGACTGAGCCGTCCGTTTCCAGTCGCCAAAGGGGATCTTTCCGGCCTCCATCAACAGCCCAAGGGCCGCCCCAATCTCAATGGTATCGATCCCTAGCTCATTGCAGATGCGGTTCAAGCGAGCGATAGCGTCTAAATCGCCGATTCCTAGATTGGACCCCAGCATGACTAAGGTCTCGTATTCCAGGGCCGATACGATGCGTCGCCCAGTGCTGTCCGGGACGATGTTAGAACAGCTGATAGCACAGACCGGCATACAGGCTTCAGAGGGGTCGCCCTGTCCGCCACGTGAGGTGATGAGGTCATAGAGCGCCTCACCGCCAATGTCTTCCGCCTGCTCAAAGACCCCTTGCCTGAAATTACGCGTCGGCAGTCCTTGCCAGCTATTAGTCAGACCGACCGTGGAGGCCGTGCCATATTTACGCAGACTCTCCGTACGTGGGCTAGTGGCCACCTCGTGATTGAAGTCCCTAGCCGCCGCACGGAAAGCAGTCGCATCATTTAAGCGGGGGCTCTGCCCCCCATCCGCTCGAACGAGGATGGCCTTTAATCCCTTGCTCCCCATGACCGCTCCCAGTCCCCCTCTGGCAGCGAACCGACTGAGGCGTCCCTTGGTGTCAGTGATGGCTACAACGGCGGTCGGCCGCTGTTGCTCAGCAGCTGGACCGATAGAAGCGATGCTGTAGTAGGGTCCGAAATCGGCCTGAAGGCGTTCGGCCATCTCTTCGTTCCCCAGTCCCTGGTATGGGGTCGCTGGCAGAAGGGAAGGTCCCCCTTCCTCGATTACCAACAGGCTCCACGAGCTATGGCGAGGCCTGCCCTCGATGACCAAGGCTCTATAGCCAAGCCTGGCCAGGCTATCGGCCAGGGTACCACCGGCATTGGCCTCCTTGATGCCCCCGGTTAGAGGGCTTTTGGCCCCCACGGAGAGCCGCCCGGCACTGGAGACCCCCAGGGCCGCCAATGGGCCACCA encodes the following:
- a CDS encoding aldehyde ferredoxin oxidoreductase, producing GGPLAALGVSSAGRLSVGAKSPLTGGIKEANAGGTLADSLARLGYRALVIEGRPRHSSWSLLVIEEGGPSLLPATPYQGLGNEEMAERLQADFGPYYSIASIGPAAEQQRPTAVVAITDTKGRLSRFAARGGLGAVMGSKGLKAILVRADGGQSPRLNDATAFRAAARDFNHEVATSPRTESLRKYGTASTVGLTNSWQGLPTRNFRQGVFEQAEDIGGEALYDLITSRGGQGDPSEACMPVCAISCSNIVPDSTGRRIVSALEYETLVMLGSNLGIGDLDAIARLNRICNELGIDTIEIGAALGLLMEAGKIPFGDWKRTAQSLREIVDDGTLGSIIAQGCAYTGRTLGLARIPAVKNQSLSAYDPRAIKGTGVTYATSPMGADHTAGLTIFAPIDHHHKDGQVALSRSSQLDRAAYDALGLCIFLMAATGGKPELVSRLLNAAYGCSLEPGYIHRLGGEVIERERAFNHTAGFGPQDDRLPAFFSSEPLGPGRLLFDIPLEELQSIWEATAAGQGAFQG